A window from Leptothermofonsia sichuanensis E412 encodes these proteins:
- a CDS encoding tetratricopeptide repeat protein, with protein sequence MSLKRVGFTACVALLTGCAIPSLATVAQAYTAGSATSVLVETTASKLAQSSQSEQAKQWFDEGWNLLDSQKPDQALVMFDRVLKLYPNHAPTWFSRGQALYGLKRYPDAIAAFKQALKLDADLAVAWVGLGNALDDSGQPQAALNAYDQALQLKSDSAFAWYNKGVTLGRLKRYEEAIAAYDKAIAVEPKHEAAWFNRGIALARLKRYREAIAAFDETLKINPGNENAKKNRDWLQRQVSQSAQPTDV encoded by the coding sequence ATGTCTCTCAAACGAGTTGGATTTACTGCCTGTGTTGCTTTATTAACTGGATGTGCGATTCCTTCCCTGGCAACAGTGGCTCAAGCCTATACAGCTGGTTCAGCGACTTCTGTGCTGGTTGAAACCACTGCAAGCAAATTAGCCCAGTCCAGTCAGAGTGAACAGGCTAAACAGTGGTTTGATGAGGGATGGAATTTACTGGATAGTCAAAAACCGGACCAGGCGCTGGTAATGTTTGATCGGGTGCTTAAGCTATATCCCAATCATGCCCCAACCTGGTTTAGCCGGGGACAGGCATTGTATGGACTGAAGCGTTACCCGGACGCGATCGCGGCGTTCAAACAGGCATTAAAACTGGATGCTGACCTGGCGGTTGCCTGGGTTGGGCTGGGCAATGCTCTGGATGATTCTGGACAACCTCAAGCCGCGTTGAATGCCTATGACCAGGCACTTCAGTTAAAGTCAGACAGCGCCTTTGCCTGGTACAACAAGGGGGTAACGTTGGGGCGGTTGAAGCGCTACGAAGAGGCGATCGCTGCCTATGATAAAGCGATTGCTGTGGAGCCAAAGCATGAAGCTGCCTGGTTCAACCGGGGAATTGCTCTGGCAAGGCTAAAGCGCTATCGAGAAGCGATCGCGGCATTTGATGAAACACTCAAAATTAACCCAGGAAATGAAAATGCAAAGAAAAATCGAGACTGGTTACAACGCCAGGTGAGCCAGTCTGCTCAACCCACCGATGTTTAA
- a CDS encoding ATP-binding protein — protein sequence MNVPQLTDISASSPASVKVIGTVKGPGENGNQYVFITADNRQVKIGEFVYYEVTGELASSQVPLQILGKISNRCLIDHLPDRIFADTEISPEAIAALVGFTYANPEIYEVTVDVIGYFDSRLGFMNPRQTPDPGAKVYLADDALLRRVLNRKQPGAIGAAQVGSLLLRSPEAVPIALDVKELVSTHMAILAGTGSGKSYTAGVLVEELLLPNNRAAVLIFDPHGEYDTLSELRGHPAFKAEDGYAPAVNILKPEAIRIRVSSLDYSDILILLPEMSERQKSILSKAFSLVRKHKAGEYRWGVQDLIAAVYEADRQIDEEGNEKQGSSAPALEWKLERMERSPYFHAFEHLPPKTLFAPGQVTVLQMNEINQEEQQVICAAILRQANQARMNTLKELIGPEDENYLPYPVFILLEEAHRFAPAHEPSRCKAVLRTILSEGRKFGLGVGLITQRPGKLDSDVLSQCMSQFIMRIVNPVDQDSLKYGVEAAGRDLLKELPALTKGQVIIAGSCVNTPVLCQVRQRLTQHGGATLDAPEIWQQHFQAHRVRERQIQEAPVERRSRPKTVQGVSIE from the coding sequence GTGAACGTTCCCCAGCTCACTGACATATCCGCTTCTAGTCCAGCTTCCGTAAAGGTAATTGGAACCGTTAAAGGACCTGGTGAAAACGGAAATCAGTATGTGTTCATCACGGCAGACAATCGACAGGTCAAGATTGGTGAGTTTGTCTATTATGAGGTGACTGGAGAGCTGGCATCCTCTCAGGTGCCCCTCCAGATTTTGGGCAAGATCTCGAACCGATGTCTGATTGACCATCTTCCGGATCGTATCTTTGCCGATACGGAGATCAGCCCGGAGGCGATCGCAGCCCTGGTGGGGTTTACCTATGCCAACCCCGAAATTTATGAAGTGACGGTCGATGTAATTGGTTATTTCGATTCCCGCCTGGGGTTTATGAATCCCCGTCAGACCCCCGACCCAGGGGCAAAGGTATACCTGGCAGACGATGCTTTATTGCGGCGGGTGCTGAATCGAAAACAGCCCGGCGCAATTGGCGCCGCCCAGGTGGGGTCGCTGTTATTAAGGTCTCCAGAGGCCGTGCCGATCGCCCTGGATGTCAAAGAGCTAGTCAGCACCCATATGGCAATTTTGGCGGGTACGGGTTCGGGCAAGTCCTACACCGCAGGGGTGCTGGTGGAAGAGCTGTTATTACCGAATAACCGGGCAGCGGTATTAATCTTTGACCCCCACGGGGAATATGACACCCTGTCTGAATTACGCGGGCATCCAGCGTTTAAGGCGGAGGATGGCTATGCGCCAGCCGTCAATATCCTGAAGCCAGAAGCGATCCGGATTCGGGTGTCCTCTCTGGATTATTCAGATATTCTGATCCTGTTACCGGAGATGAGCGAGCGCCAGAAATCCATTCTCAGCAAAGCATTTTCCCTGGTCAGAAAGCATAAAGCCGGGGAGTACCGCTGGGGGGTACAGGATTTAATTGCCGCAGTCTATGAAGCAGACCGTCAGATTGATGAGGAGGGCAACGAGAAGCAGGGGTCCTCGGCACCAGCCCTGGAATGGAAGTTGGAGCGCATGGAGCGATCGCCCTATTTCCATGCTTTTGAGCATCTTCCACCCAAAACGCTGTTTGCGCCGGGGCAGGTCACCGTGTTGCAAATGAACGAAATTAACCAGGAAGAGCAGCAGGTGATCTGTGCCGCCATCTTGCGGCAGGCAAATCAGGCCCGCATGAATACGCTGAAAGAGTTGATTGGTCCAGAGGACGAAAACTATCTGCCCTATCCGGTTTTTATCCTGCTGGAAGAGGCACACCGCTTTGCACCTGCCCATGAACCCTCTCGTTGCAAGGCAGTGTTACGTACCATTTTGAGCGAAGGACGTAAGTTTGGCCTGGGGGTTGGCTTAATTACCCAGCGGCCCGGCAAGCTGGACTCTGATGTTCTGTCCCAGTGCATGAGCCAGTTCATTATGCGGATTGTCAATCCGGTTGATCAGGATAGCCTGAAATACGGGGTGGAAGCAGCAGGACGGGATTTACTGAAGGAATTGCCTGCCCTGACTAAAGGACAGGTGATTATTGCCGGGTCCTGTGTTAATACGCCTGTGCTCTGCCAGGTGCGTCAGCGGCTTACTCAGCACGGAGGAGCGACCCTCGATGCCCCTGAGATCTGGCAGCAACATTTCCAGGCCCATCGGGTCCGGGAACGACAAATTCAGGAAGCTCCTGTAGAGCGGCGATCGCGGCCAAAAAC
- a CDS encoding GAF domain-containing sensor histidine kinase yields MKDMRQGTTLFVSEANPDGGMLSNVSDLTDAPISSLTYLIKALLASVSPTSVMRNDEDFANFWHPIFKIASVSRDPSQFLMKIASALGDAFQVDGCVIALPDAQVACWSCGRIQPIHDLPAIQAVFADAAFPDEPVLVDNLESCRLDNLDAFTRLLLDIWQSKDGESSLPAKAVLGTRIEFQGRINGLISLIRLRPYEWTSAESRGLEMVAQQVAIALAQLQIQQQFDQQMQYQAVINRLTMAIHNATDLHEILQLATEGTANALQAERGLLLQLKYWDPLFKSRFQEHVPKVRALVTCEWFQATSAAPSTESASALNQSFWISECALCQHALLHPRHPIAVANPSQLPTVENVPGIASVFLLEEMPSLLLFPLESQGTVLGFLVFQHSQSRIWQPEEIELVELVSAQVSTAIIQTETLRQVQALVEKRTAELQQSLSIQAKLYERTRQQLEQLRHLNQLKDEFLSTVSHELRTPLTSMTMAIRMLRQIGLSSDRSERYLDILEQQCAQETNLINDLLALQELESKQISIQLEEIDLTDLILELEQGFNLKWAAKGLNLVLDLPSRPLKLHSDRDSLNRILTELLTNAGKYSDPNSVVHLRVTCQAQQPFNKVILTLTNSGPGISPAELPFIFDKFRRCQGVTQNAIQGTGLGLALVKSLVQMLNGTITVSSCPTETTMPCTTSFTLTLPQSLDLSSS; encoded by the coding sequence ATGAAGGATATGAGACAGGGAACAACGCTTTTCGTGAGCGAAGCCAATCCAGATGGAGGAATGCTGTCAAATGTATCAGATTTAACAGATGCTCCAATATCCTCTCTGACCTACTTAATAAAAGCCCTTCTGGCATCAGTCTCTCCTACTTCAGTCATGCGGAATGATGAAGATTTCGCCAACTTCTGGCACCCCATTTTCAAAATTGCTTCTGTCAGCCGTGATCCCAGCCAGTTTCTGATGAAAATTGCCTCAGCCCTGGGAGATGCCTTTCAGGTTGATGGTTGTGTCATTGCCCTGCCAGATGCTCAGGTAGCTTGCTGGTCCTGTGGACGGATACAGCCGATTCATGATCTACCTGCCATTCAGGCAGTGTTCGCGGACGCTGCCTTTCCAGATGAACCCGTTCTTGTAGACAATCTGGAATCCTGCCGGTTGGATAACCTGGATGCGTTTACCCGATTACTTCTAGATATCTGGCAGTCGAAGGATGGGGAATCTTCTTTACCGGCTAAGGCTGTTCTGGGAACCCGGATCGAATTTCAAGGAAGAATCAACGGACTCATTAGCTTGATTCGCCTGCGCCCTTATGAATGGACCAGTGCCGAGAGCCGGGGGTTAGAGATGGTTGCCCAGCAGGTCGCGATCGCCCTTGCGCAGCTTCAGATCCAACAGCAATTTGACCAGCAAATGCAGTATCAGGCAGTCATTAATCGCCTGACGATGGCAATCCATAACGCGACTGACCTGCATGAAATCTTGCAACTCGCTACAGAAGGAACTGCCAATGCCCTCCAGGCAGAAAGAGGGTTGCTATTACAGTTGAAGTACTGGGATCCCCTGTTCAAAAGTCGGTTTCAGGAACATGTACCCAAGGTGCGGGCACTGGTCACCTGTGAATGGTTTCAGGCAACCAGTGCTGCCCCCTCCACTGAGTCTGCCAGTGCCCTGAATCAGTCTTTCTGGATTTCAGAATGTGCGCTATGTCAGCATGCGCTGCTTCACCCCAGACATCCCATTGCGGTTGCCAATCCCAGCCAGCTACCCACTGTTGAAAATGTTCCCGGCATCGCGTCCGTCTTCCTGCTGGAGGAGATGCCCTCTCTGCTTCTTTTTCCACTGGAAAGTCAGGGAACGGTGTTGGGCTTTCTTGTCTTTCAGCACAGTCAATCCCGCATCTGGCAGCCAGAAGAAATTGAACTGGTGGAACTGGTCAGTGCCCAGGTTAGCACTGCCATCATTCAAACTGAAACACTGAGACAGGTCCAGGCACTGGTTGAGAAACGCACGGCAGAACTTCAGCAAAGCCTTTCAATCCAGGCAAAACTCTACGAACGAACCCGACAGCAACTGGAGCAACTCCGCCACCTGAACCAGTTGAAGGACGAATTTTTGAGTACCGTCAGTCATGAATTGCGAACTCCCCTGACCAGTATGACGATGGCAATCCGAATGCTGCGCCAGATTGGCCTATCCAGCGATCGCAGTGAGCGTTACTTAGATATCCTGGAACAGCAGTGTGCTCAAGAAACCAACCTGATCAATGATTTGCTGGCACTCCAGGAACTGGAATCAAAGCAGATTTCGATTCAGTTGGAAGAAATTGATCTGACGGATCTGATTTTGGAACTGGAACAGGGATTTAACCTCAAGTGGGCAGCCAAGGGGCTAAACCTGGTGCTGGATTTACCGTCCAGACCCCTTAAACTGCACAGCGATCGCGACAGCCTGAACCGGATTTTAACCGAGCTGTTGACGAATGCTGGCAAATACTCTGACCCCAACAGTGTTGTTCATCTGAGGGTTACTTGCCAAGCCCAACAGCCCTTTAATAAAGTGATTCTGACCCTGACAAACTCTGGACCTGGTATTTCTCCGGCTGAACTCCCGTTTATTTTTGATAAGTTCAGACGATGCCAGGGCGTCACTCAAAATGCCATTCAGGGAACTGGCCTGGGACTGGCGCTGGTCAAATCTCTGGTGCAAATGCTCAATGGCACCATCACCGTCTCGAGCTGTCCAACCGAGACTACAATGCCCTGCACGACCAGTTTTACGCTGACTTTACCCCAGTCCCTTGATCTCTCCAGTTCCTAG
- a CDS encoding ABC1 kinase family protein, which yields MAMLNPAATAKPLRWQRTRYSPLVRQMDVFVSAAQLMLYLWWDNTTARRSSRHRHLRAEWLVGTLLELGPTFIKIGQALSTRGDLLPIEYVKALGRLQDKVPAFSADVAVSIIESELGGSLPQLYRDFDPQPIAAASLGQVHKARLHTGEEVVVKVQRPGLEKLFDLDFKILRTLLRSCQRYLPWTRQYDLDAIYQEFTYILYREIDYIQEAMNGDRFRYNFRDHPRILVPRVYPEYTTKRVLTMDYVPGIKVNDRQSLEACGINVKEINQIGICCYLKQLLQDGFFQADPHPGNMAVSQDGRLIFYDFGMMAEVQAIDKDQMVRTFFAVLRKDADQVLDTLTRMGLVEPTSDMTPIRRIIRFILEKFTEKPVELQAFNQMRNEVYALFEQQPFRLPAKMTFILKALTTLDGVARDLDPQYNLLAAAKPFVKSLASTQEPGGSLGELARQAREYIAYRLRQPNATERIIQWLEERLEQGELEIRVRSLETERALRALYLAIRALIYASCTGFSLLAGVVLLVGGYQPWAIAAFVLAGISGLFLLRALINLAIKERFDRLAGR from the coding sequence ATGGCAATGCTGAACCCTGCTGCTACAGCCAAACCGCTCCGCTGGCAACGCACCAGATATTCTCCACTGGTGCGCCAGATGGATGTGTTTGTATCAGCGGCTCAGTTGATGCTCTATCTATGGTGGGACAATACCACCGCCCGGCGATCCTCCCGACATCGGCATTTGCGGGCAGAATGGCTGGTCGGAACCTTGCTGGAATTGGGTCCCACGTTTATCAAAATTGGGCAGGCCCTATCCACCCGTGGAGATCTGCTACCGATTGAATATGTCAAGGCCCTGGGACGACTCCAGGATAAGGTTCCAGCATTTAGCGCGGATGTTGCCGTTTCAATCATTGAATCGGAACTGGGTGGGTCACTCCCCCAGCTTTACCGGGATTTTGACCCGCAGCCAATTGCGGCTGCCAGCCTGGGACAGGTTCACAAAGCCCGCCTGCATACTGGCGAAGAGGTGGTTGTCAAAGTCCAGCGTCCGGGACTGGAAAAGTTATTTGACCTGGATTTCAAAATCCTCCGGACATTACTCCGTTCTTGCCAGCGCTATCTGCCCTGGACCCGGCAATACGACCTGGATGCGATTTATCAGGAGTTTACTTACATTCTCTACCGGGAAATTGACTATATCCAGGAAGCCATGAATGGCGATCGCTTCCGCTACAACTTCCGTGACCATCCCCGTATCCTGGTTCCCAGGGTGTACCCTGAATACACAACCAAACGGGTATTGACGATGGACTATGTGCCAGGCATTAAAGTCAACGATCGCCAGAGCCTGGAAGCCTGTGGCATCAACGTCAAAGAAATCAACCAGATTGGCATTTGCTGCTATCTAAAACAATTACTTCAAGATGGCTTTTTTCAGGCAGATCCCCATCCCGGTAATATGGCGGTCAGCCAGGATGGACGCCTGATCTTCTATGACTTTGGCATGATGGCAGAAGTTCAAGCCATCGACAAGGATCAGATGGTCAGGACGTTTTTTGCTGTCCTGCGCAAAGATGCGGATCAGGTACTGGATACCCTGACCAGGATGGGATTGGTAGAACCCACCTCAGATATGACTCCCATCCGCCGGATTATTCGCTTCATCCTGGAGAAATTTACTGAAAAGCCCGTTGAACTTCAGGCCTTTAACCAGATGCGAAATGAGGTCTACGCCCTGTTTGAGCAACAGCCCTTTCGCTTGCCTGCCAAAATGACGTTCATTCTCAAAGCATTGACCACTCTGGATGGGGTTGCCCGTGACCTGGACCCCCAATACAATCTGCTGGCGGCAGCAAAGCCCTTTGTCAAAAGTCTTGCCAGTACTCAAGAGCCAGGTGGCTCTTTGGGGGAACTTGCCAGACAGGCCAGAGAGTATATTGCATACAGGTTGCGACAGCCAAATGCGACGGAACGAATCATTCAATGGCTTGAAGAACGCCTGGAACAGGGTGAACTGGAGATTCGAGTCCGCTCATTGGAAACAGAACGTGCCCTGCGTGCCCTTTATCTTGCCATCCGGGCTTTGATCTATGCTAGTTGCACAGGATTTTCTCTGCTGGCTGGCGTTGTTTTGCTGGTGGGCGGCTATCAGCCCTGGGCGATCGCCGCCTTTGTACTGGCTGGAATCAGTGGCTTATTTTTGCTGCGAGCGTTAATCAACCTGGCAATCAAAGAGCGGTTTGACCGACTGGCTGGTAGATAA
- a CDS encoding ABC transporter ATP-binding protein encodes MHTTLSHLRLEEVRFAPRLVFSKKAGATAGVQTGAADLLREISFEVFRGDRVAIVGSSGAGKTLLLRLLNRLSDPTGGTIYLNNRDLTHIPVIQLRRQVVLVLQESKLLGMTVQKALEYPLVLRGLPKKSIQQRVGEWVERLRIPSEWLARTELQLSVGQRQWVAIARALILQPDLLLLDEPTSALDVGQSEFLIRILLDLNQQNQTTILMANHQLEMAAQFCDRVLHLHEGALIQDLVKHQIDWDELRQHLLQARQQQIDEWG; translated from the coding sequence TTGCATACGACTCTTTCCCATCTCCGGCTTGAGGAAGTCCGGTTTGCTCCCAGGCTGGTTTTTTCTAAAAAAGCTGGGGCAACGGCTGGAGTGCAAACAGGTGCAGCGGATCTGCTGAGAGAGATTTCGTTCGAGGTGTTTCGGGGCGATCGCGTTGCGATTGTGGGTAGTTCAGGGGCAGGCAAAACCCTGTTACTGCGCCTCCTAAATCGGTTAAGCGACCCAACGGGTGGGACGATCTATCTGAACAATCGGGACTTGACTCATATACCTGTGATCCAACTGCGTCGTCAGGTCGTGCTGGTATTGCAGGAGTCAAAACTACTGGGGATGACGGTACAGAAAGCACTTGAGTATCCGTTAGTGCTTCGGGGATTACCGAAAAAATCAATTCAGCAGCGCGTTGGGGAATGGGTGGAACGGTTGCGCATTCCATCGGAGTGGTTGGCCCGTACAGAACTGCAACTCTCGGTGGGACAGCGGCAGTGGGTGGCGATCGCCCGTGCCCTGATCCTTCAACCCGACCTTTTGCTGCTGGATGAGCCAACCTCTGCCCTGGACGTAGGGCAAAGCGAGTTTTTGATCAGGATACTGCTTGATCTGAATCAGCAAAACCAGACCACGATTCTGATGGCAAATCATCAGCTAGAAATGGCAGCCCAGTTTTGCGATCGCGTGCTGCATTTGCATGAGGGCGCCCTGATTCAAGATTTAGTCAAACATCAAATTGACTGGGACGAGTTGCGCCAGCACCTTTTGCAGGCAAGACAGCAACAGATTGATGAGTGGGGATAG
- a CDS encoding P-II family nitrogen regulator: MWDLKKVEAIIRPFKLDEVKIALVNAGIVGMTVSEVRGFGRQKGQTERYRGSEYTVEFLQKLKIEIVVEDEQVDMVVEKIIVAARTGEIGDGKIFISPVGEIIRIRTGEKNLEAI, from the coding sequence GTGTGGGACTTGAAAAAAGTTGAAGCAATTATCCGCCCGTTTAAACTTGATGAAGTCAAAATTGCCCTGGTTAACGCTGGTATCGTCGGCATGACGGTTTCTGAAGTCAGAGGATTTGGGCGGCAAAAAGGACAAACTGAGCGCTACCGGGGTTCAGAGTACACTGTTGAGTTCTTGCAAAAGCTCAAAATTGAAATTGTGGTTGAAGACGAGCAGGTTGACATGGTTGTTGAGAAGATCATTGTCGCAGCTCGCACAGGCGAAATTGGAGATGGCAAAATCTTTATCAGTCCGGTTGGAGAAATCATTCGCATTCGGACTGGAGAGAAAAATCTGGAAGCTATCTAA
- a CDS encoding Npun_R1517 family heterocyst differentiation transcriptional regulator → MKHDLEYQPTNAEVGIYECEIHLKFRLIEEKGVLSDRDKLLEMLIEAFACGSDEYMEPLQVEVEAKEVPEVQASPQMRRHLIRLRNSRELA, encoded by the coding sequence ATGAAACACGATTTAGAGTATCAGCCCACAAATGCGGAGGTGGGTATTTATGAATGTGAGATTCATCTCAAGTTCCGGCTGATTGAGGAAAAGGGAGTGTTGAGCGATCGCGACAAGCTCCTGGAAATGCTGATTGAAGCCTTTGCCTGTGGCTCCGATGAGTACATGGAACCGCTCCAGGTTGAGGTGGAAGCCAAAGAAGTACCTGAAGTGCAGGCATCGCCTCAAATGCGCCGTCATTTGATTCGTCTGCGGAATTCAAGGGAACTGGCGTGA
- a CDS encoding Dps family protein, with protein sequence MHKINIGLSEKQRKGVCELLNRDLADAYLLLIKTKKFHWDVIGPQFRTLHELWEEQYEILTETIDAIAERVRMLGFYPIGSAQGFLENATLKEETQAIPTATAMVEKLVYDHELIIRNLREHIDQCSEEFHDEGTADFLTGLMEGHEEMAWMLRSFIEGEAVQAEDPGNQ encoded by the coding sequence ATGCATAAAATCAACATTGGACTTTCTGAAAAACAACGCAAAGGGGTCTGTGAGCTACTGAACAGGGATCTGGCAGATGCTTACTTGCTGCTGATTAAAACGAAAAAGTTTCACTGGGATGTGATTGGACCCCAGTTTCGTACTCTGCATGAATTGTGGGAAGAACAGTATGAAATATTGACTGAAACGATTGATGCGATCGCAGAGCGAGTCCGAATGCTGGGTTTTTACCCAATTGGCAGTGCCCAGGGTTTTCTAGAGAACGCAACCCTTAAGGAAGAGACTCAGGCAATTCCAACGGCAACGGCAATGGTCGAAAAACTGGTCTACGACCATGAGTTAATCATCCGCAATCTGCGTGAACACATTGACCAGTGTTCTGAGGAATTCCATGATGAAGGGACGGCTGACTTTTTAACTGGACTGATGGAAGGCCATGAAGAAATGGCCTGGATGCTGCGCTCTTTTATTGAGGGCGAAGCAGTGCAGGCAGAAGATCCAGGCAATCAGTAA
- a CDS encoding AI-2E family transporter: MNLGHWIGLLAIIAALYILWKIRQILLLVFAAVVLANSLNLLAQRLQKAGMKRSRAVLLSILFMLVLTVIFFWLIVPPFARQFQELFVLVPLGSEEFSSKIEGWLLQLVPGPFKPYVPRWESLVQQAQPLINALLSGSFALFSSWFGNLLNVLLVVVLGLMLLVNPLDYRRGFIRLFPSFYRQRVDGILLECEVALGRWIIGAFISMAVVAIFSTLGLILIGVPAALAQGILSGLLNFIPNIGPTFSVVPPMLIALLDPHTPLLKALLVLGLYILIQQLESNLLTPYVMSQQVSLLPALTLMGQVFFATIFGFLGLLLAIPLMVVLQIWMRRVLLEDVLDRWGSSPQPDPVSESLVIKETDDISQPPLPE, encoded by the coding sequence GTGAATCTGGGGCATTGGATCGGGCTGCTGGCAATCATTGCAGCCCTCTATATTCTGTGGAAGATTCGACAAATCCTGCTGCTGGTGTTTGCAGCCGTTGTGCTGGCAAACAGCCTCAACTTACTGGCACAACGGCTACAGAAAGCAGGCATGAAACGTTCAAGAGCCGTTCTGCTTTCTATCCTGTTTATGCTGGTGTTAACAGTAATCTTTTTCTGGTTGATCGTACCGCCGTTTGCCCGCCAGTTTCAGGAGCTTTTTGTCTTAGTGCCGTTAGGCAGTGAGGAATTCAGCAGCAAGATTGAAGGCTGGCTGCTCCAGCTAGTCCCTGGACCATTCAAACCCTATGTTCCCCGGTGGGAAAGCCTGGTGCAACAGGCTCAACCCCTGATCAATGCGCTCTTAAGCGGATCCTTTGCCCTTTTTTCCAGTTGGTTTGGCAATCTTTTGAACGTTCTCCTGGTAGTTGTTTTAGGGTTAATGTTGCTGGTTAACCCGCTGGATTACCGCCGGGGTTTTATTCGCCTGTTCCCGTCTTTTTATCGGCAACGGGTAGATGGAATTTTACTCGAATGTGAAGTAGCACTGGGACGCTGGATTATTGGTGCGTTTATCAGCATGGCAGTGGTGGCTATTTTTAGTACCCTTGGGCTGATTTTGATTGGAGTTCCAGCCGCCCTGGCACAGGGCATTCTTTCCGGGCTGCTTAACTTCATTCCCAACATTGGTCCAACCTTCAGCGTGGTACCCCCCATGTTGATCGCTTTACTCGACCCCCACACCCCATTGCTAAAGGCTCTACTGGTTCTGGGTCTTTACATTCTGATTCAACAACTTGAGAGCAATTTGTTGACTCCCTATGTCATGTCACAGCAGGTTTCTCTACTTCCAGCCTTGACCTTAATGGGACAGGTGTTTTTTGCAACCATTTTTGGCTTTTTAGGTTTGTTGCTGGCAATCCCTCTGATGGTAGTTCTTCAGATCTGGATGCGACGTGTGTTACTGGAAGATGTCCTCGATCGCTGGGGCAGTTCCCCCCAACCTGATCCGGTGTCAGAGTCGCTGGTGATTAAAGAAACAGACGATATTTCCCAACCCCCTCTGCCAGAATAA
- a CDS encoding glycosyltransferase, whose translation MITDQYSRILPVPSGALQIQRFPQECSPDGVRKNAGLMTSVHFSLVVPTYNEGGNIDKIIRVLSQILDQAMPNDYELIVVDDDSPDLTWEQAQKLTIDYPNLRVMRRVDERGLSTAVIRGWQAARGEVLGVIDGDLQHPPEVLLQLLASIESGADLAVASRHVDGGGVSDWSLTRRILSRGAQMLGLILLPRVISRVSDPMSGYFVVRRRAIADQVMSPLGYKILIEVLGRGNIERIAEVGYVFQEREAGESKVTWKQYTDYLHHLLRLRLSSGQIGQLRQTISFPLGRFIRFGLVGATGLVVDMGVLYVLYDVLGLGLTRSAIFAAELAIINNFIWNDCWTFKDLAGKQRGWRKRIKRLAKFNAICLMGLILKILLLNLFFNGLQLNAYLANLLAIALVTLWNFWFNLQLSWRVTETK comes from the coding sequence ATGATTACTGACCAGTACAGCCGCATTCTACCCGTACCATCCGGTGCCCTCCAGATTCAAAGATTCCCTCAGGAATGCTCTCCAGATGGTGTTCGTAAAAATGCTGGACTGATGACTTCAGTTCACTTCTCCCTCGTTGTACCAACCTATAATGAGGGAGGCAACATTGATAAAATCATTCGGGTTTTAAGTCAAATTCTGGACCAGGCGATGCCCAATGATTATGAACTAATCGTGGTGGATGATGACAGTCCAGACCTGACCTGGGAGCAGGCACAGAAACTTACGATTGATTACCCCAACTTGCGGGTGATGCGCCGGGTGGATGAACGAGGTCTTTCCACAGCGGTCATTCGTGGGTGGCAGGCTGCCAGGGGCGAAGTTTTGGGGGTCATTGATGGAGACTTGCAACATCCACCGGAAGTGCTGCTTCAACTGCTGGCATCCATAGAATCTGGAGCCGACCTGGCAGTCGCCAGTCGCCACGTTGATGGCGGAGGTGTGAGCGACTGGAGTTTGACCCGACGGATTTTATCGCGGGGTGCTCAGATGCTGGGGTTAATTCTATTGCCGCGTGTCATTAGCCGCGTGTCAGACCCCATGAGTGGTTACTTTGTGGTCCGCCGCCGGGCGATCGCAGACCAGGTGATGAGTCCCCTCGGCTATAAGATTTTGATTGAGGTGCTGGGGCGGGGAAACATTGAACGGATTGCTGAAGTTGGTTATGTATTTCAGGAGCGCGAAGCAGGAGAAAGCAAAGTTACCTGGAAACAGTACACGGATTACCTGCACCACCTGTTACGGTTACGATTGTCCTCCGGACAGATAGGGCAGCTTCGCCAGACGATTTCATTTCCGCTTGGGCGATTTATTCGATTTGGGCTGGTGGGTGCAACTGGGCTGGTCGTGGATATGGGGGTGCTGTATGTACTCTACGACGTGCTGGGGCTAGGGTTGACCCGAAGTGCTATATTTGCCGCTGAACTTGCCATTATCAATAACTTCATCTGGAATGATTGCTGGACGTTTAAGGATCTGGCTGGAAAGCAGCGGGGGTGGCGCAAACGAATTAAGCGTCTGGCAAAGTTTAACGCTATCTGTTTAATGGGGCTGATCTTGAAGATTCTACTGCTGAATCTGTTCTTTAACGGGTTGCAGCTCAATGCTTATCTTGCCAATCTGCTGGCGATCGCCCTGGTGACTCTTTGGAACTTCTGGTTCAACCTGCAACTCAGTTGGCGTGTAACTGAAACGAAATAG